Proteins encoded together in one Juglans regia cultivar Chandler chromosome 9, Walnut 2.0, whole genome shotgun sequence window:
- the LOC109008042 gene encoding nuclear intron maturase 2, mitochondrial: MHRTRFSIFTRRMLINSNCIRTTSTFHYSSPQNPRPNGWFAFFRQFSFTRRAPESDPNDPSTLMKEDSVAVCSQMWLENFRDPDRLVTNLSSYLRRFELWVLAYQKVCADETGAYMTRGSIERSALEDLLTLRNAVLDDRFRWGARLDFFLKSPKDKTDYRSLSKRKIKAILTTSQPAPFQDKIVQEVLFMVLEPVYEARFSPKSFAFRPGRNAHTVLRVIRRSFAGYLWYIKGDFSTILDGMKVGLVVNALMRDVRDKKVVDLVKSALVTPVITTKVDDGEKVKKKKRKYQKKRVLAEDEPKPDPYWLETFFGFAPEEAEKLPSWGHCGILSPLLANICLDELDRWMESKIKEFYRPSKSDVIWNKPEGEAEQGNTSWPEFVPTSGPDKTRKVDYVRYGGHILIGVRGPRADVATLRKQLIEFVDQKYMLKIDNESLPIEHITKGIMFLDHVLCRRVVYPTLRYTATGGKIISEKGVGTLLSVTASLKQCIKQFRKLNFLKGDRDPDPQPCFRMFHATQAHTNAQMNKFLSTMVEWYRYADNRKKIVNFCSYILRGSLAKLYAAKYKLRSRAKVYKIGARNLSRPLKEKKGQSPEYHNLLRMGLAESIDGLQYTRMSLVPETDYTPFPSNWRPDHEKALLEYIRLEDPKTLEEQRSCIREQGLVSPQDYISMLVWNYKRNAIVLDRLSLVNSDGISSRKDQQLLLGSNYEDHDHVTKEMEENDEGIHAAQM; the protein is encoded by the coding sequence ATGCATCGGACCCGTTTTTCCATCTTCACCCGTCGGATGCTCATAAATTCCAACTGTATTCGCACCACCTCCACTTTCCATTACTCCAGTCCCCAAAACCCTAGACCCAATGGGTGGTTCGCCTTCTTTCGCCAGTTTTCATTCACTCGGCGCGCACCGGAGTCGGACCCAAATGACCCATCCACACTCATGAAGGAAGACAGTGTCGCGGTTTGTTCTCAAATGTGGTTGGAGAATTTCCGTGATCCCGACAGGTTAGTGACCAATCTGAGTTCGTATTTACGCCGCTTCGAGTTGTGGGTTTTGGCTTACCAGAAGGTTTGCGCCGACGAGACTGGGGCGTATATGACCCGGGGCTCGATTGAAAGGTCAGCCCTCGAGGACCTTTTGACGCTGCGAAATGCAGTGCTTGATGATAGGTTTAGGTGGGGGGCTCGGTtggatttctttttaaaatcgCCCAAGGACAAGACGGATTACAGGTCATTGTCGAAGAGGAAAATTAAGGCGATATTGACAACCTCCCAACCTGCCCCATTTCAGGATAAGATCGTCCAGGAGGTGTTGTTTATGGTTTTGGAGCCGGTGTATGAGGCTCGGTTCTCACCAAAGTCGTTTGCGTTTAGGCCAGGAAGGAATGCGCATACAGTGTTAAGAGTGATCAGGAGGAGTTTTGCAGGATATCTGTGGTATATAAAGGGTGATTTTAGTACCATTCTGGATGGGATGAAGGTTGGGTTGGTGGTAAATGCTTTGATGAGGGATGTTAGGGATAAGAAGGTTGTCGATTTGGTGAAATCAGCATTGGTTACGCCGGTGATCACTACCAAGGTTGATGATGGGGAgaaggtgaagaagaagaagagaaagtatCAGAAGAAGAGGGTATTAGCTGAGGACGAGCCTAAGCCTGACCCGTATTGGTTGGAGACGTTTTTTGGGTTTGCCCCAGAGGAGGCAGAGAAGCTTCCTTCTTGGGGGCATTGTGGTATTCTTAGTCCACTCTTGGCTAACATTTGTCTGGATGAACTGGACCGCTGGATGGAAAGTAAGATTAAGGAGTTTTATCGTCCGTCAAAGAGCGATGTCATATGGAATAAGCCGGAGGGGGAAGCAGAACAAGGGAACACATCTTGGCCAGAATTTGTGCCAACAAGTGGGCCAGATAAGACACGGAAGGTGGATTATGTACGATATGGGGGTCACATTTTGATTGGTGTTCGGGGACCTAGAGCAGATGTGGCGACATTGAGAAAGCAGTTAATTGAGTTTGTTGATCAGAAGTATATGCTCAAGATTGACAATGAAAGCCTTCCTATTGAACACATAACTAAGGGTATAATGTTTCTTGACCATGTCTTGTGTCGGAGAGTAGTGTATCCTACTCTACGTTACACTGCTACTGGTGGGAAGATCATTAGTGAGAAGGGTGTGGGGACCCTTTTGTCTGTCACGGCAAGCTTGAAACAATGCATTAAGCAATTTAGGAAGTTGAACTTTCTGAAGGGGGATAGGGATCCAGACCCACAACCTTGTTTCAGAATGTTTCATGCCACCCAAGCACACACAAATGCACAAATGAATAAGTTTTTGTCAACAATGGTTGAGTGGTACAGGTATGCAGACAACCGGAAGAAAATCGTTAACTTCTGCTCTTACATTTTGAGGGGTTCACTAGCAAAGCTCTACGCTGCAAAGTACAAGCTCCGTTCACGAGCAAAGGTATACAAGATCGGTGCTCGGAATCTGAGCCGTCCTTTGAAGGAGAAGAAAGGTCAGTCACCTGAGTACCATAATTTGCTGAGGATGGGTCTTGCTGAGTCAATTGATGGGCTTCAATATACCAGGATGTCTCTTGTACCCGAGACTGATTATACCCCTTTCCCAAGTAATTGGAGACCTGATCATGAGAAGGCATTGCTTGAATATATACGGCTTGAAGATCCAAAAACTTTGGAGGAGCAACGGAGTTGCATTAGGGAGCAAGGTCTTGTTTCACCCCAGGATTACATTTCAATGCTTGTTTGGAACTATAAAAGAAATGCAATTGTGTTGGATAGGCTTTCCCTGGTAAATAGCGATGGCATCAGTTCAAGAAAAGATCAACAGTTATTGTTGGGTTCAAACTATGAGGACCATGATCATGTAAccaaagaaatggaagaaaatgatgaaggCATCCATGCGGCACAAATGTAA
- the LOC109008043 gene encoding LEAF RUST 10 DISEASE-RESISTANCE LOCUS RECEPTOR-LIKE PROTEIN KINASE-like 2.3 isoform X1, with product MARRMSLAAGGLLATIVLVLFHQSCGAGDSHHCAPSSCGNIRNISYPFRLTSDPANCGHQNYSLSCENNQTVLNLFAGRFYVREINYSSYTIRVVDSGIQDGNLSFIPRYFLNRANFSLRDPYITSHPFDVYGQCKGEWFGAPTDLIGPWPEAVVFLNCEKPLKSGSFFNISTCSKNSSLSQSKRYRYVKFGSPTTTDVEDLCQIEQMTLTLSKEQHPIRTLTSCTNVYNELAYGFELSWFRATCDNLTEYGDCHIANYPVNCPLRSRPGYIRRLWESVLEYAFFIVLIGFCLVTKGILLSPCVIGLLIYTWRRRHLSMYDGVEEFLQSQNSLILIRYSYSDIRKMTTNFKDKLGEGGYGTVFKGKLRSGGLVAVKMLGKSKANGQDFMSEVATIGRIYHVNVVQLIGFCVEGSKRALIYDFMPNGSLNKHIFPQEGSILLSYERMYDIALGVARGIEYLHRGCDMQILHFDIKPHNILLDENFTPKISDFGLAKLYPAEDSIVSLTAARGTLGYMAPELFYKNIGGISYKADVYSFGMLLMEMAGRRKNFNDSAEHSSQIYFPTWVYDQFLEGKDVELEDATEEEKKRSKKMIMVALWCIQMKPNDRPSMNKVIEMLEGEIECLQMPSKPFLSSTESLTKEVGDNSNSTSSSSQLAESWQSSQS from the exons atGGCAAGAAGAATGTCCCTCGCAGCAGGAGGACTACTGGCCACCATTGTTCTAGTCCTATTCCATCAAAGCTGCGGTGCAGGGGATAGTCATCACTGTGCTCCTTCTTCCTGTGGTAATATCCGCAACATAAGCTATCCATTTCGATTAACAAGCGATCCAGCAAACTGCGGCCATCAAAATTACAGCCTTTCATGCGAGAACAACCAAACAGTGTTAAACTTGTTTGCTGGAAGATTTTACGTGCGGGAAATCAATTACAGTTCGTATACAATTCGAGTCGTAGACTCGGGTATTCAAGATGGTAATCTCTCCTTCATCCCTCGTTATTTTCTGAACCGTGCTAATTTCAGCTTACGGGATCCTTATATCACAAGTCATCCATTTGATGTATATGGCCAATGTAAAGGTGAGTGGTTCGGGGCACCAACGGACCTCATTGGACCATGGCCAGAGGCTGTGGTTTTCCTGAACTGCGAAAAGCCACTGAAATCTGGgtctttttttaacatttctacTTGCTCTAAGAATTCTTCTTTATCCCAGTCCAAGAGATACAGATACGTTAAGTTTGGCTCCCCGACGACAACGGATGTGGAGGACTTGTGTCAAATAGAGCAAATGACTCTGACATTGTCGAAAGAACAGCACCCAATTAGAACCTTGACTAGCTGTACAAATGTTTACAATGAACTGGCCTACGGATTTGAGCTTTCATGGTTCCGCGCAACTTGTGATAACCTCACAGAATATGGCGATTGCCACATTGCGAATTATCCCGTTAACTGCCCCCTTAGATCAAGACCTG GATACATTCGCAGACTATGGGAGAGTGTACTTG AATATGCATTCTTCATAGTGTTGATCG GATTTTGCCTTGTAACAAAAGGTATATTGTTAAGTCCATGTGTAATTGGGCTTTTGATATATACATGGCGTCGGAGGCATTTATCAATGTACGATGGGGTCGAAGAATTTCTGCAAAGCCAAAACTCTCTTATTCTAATAAGGTACTCCTACTCAGACATTAGGAAGATGAccacaaattttaaagataaattaggTGAAGGAGGTTATGGCACCGTATTTAAGGGAAAGCTTCGAAGTGGTGGTCTTGTAGCTGTAAAGATGTTAGGCAAGTCTAAAGCGAATGGACAAGATTTCATGAGCGAAGTTGCAACCATTGGAAGGATTTATCATGTGAATGTAGTGCAACTCATTGGCTTTTGTGTTGAAGGATCCAAGAGGGCTCTAATATACGATTTCATGCCTAATGGTTCTCTTAATAAACACATTTTTCCCCAAGAAGGAAGTATCCTTCTAAGCTATGAGAGAATGTATGATATTGCACTAGGAGTGGCTCGTGGGATTGAATATTTACATCGAGGATGTGATATGCAGATCTTACATTTTGATATCAAGCCTCACAATATTCTTCTAGACGAGAATTTTACTCCTAAAATTTCTGATTTTGGCCTTGCAAAATTGTATCCAGCAGAGGATAGTATTGTTTCTTTAACTGCCGCAAGAGGAACATTAGGATACATGGCTCCAGAGTTGTTCTACAAAAATATTGGAGGCATCTCATATAAAGCtgatgtttatagttttggaATGTTACTAATGGAAATGGCGggtagaagaaaaaatttcaatgacTCTGCTGAGCATTCAAGTCAAATATACTTCCCCACTTGGGTCTATGACCAATTTCTTGAAGGAAAAGACGTAGAATTGGAAGATGCAacggaagaagaaaagaaaagaagtaagAAGATGATAATGGTTGCATTATGGTGTATACAAATGAAGCCTAATGATCGTCCTTCAATGAACAAAGTCATAGAGATGCTTGAAGGAGAAATCGAGTGCTTACAAATGCCTTCCAAGCCTTTCTTATCATCAACTGAGAGTTTGACAAAGGAGGTCGGAGACAATTCAAATTCTACTTCGTCGTCTAGTCAATTGGCTGAATCATGGCAATCATCTCAATCTTAA
- the LOC109011453 gene encoding rust resistance kinase Lr10-like — translation MVVSLEKVLISFFLVVVLITGLGEGQNECDASRCGSFGPHIRFPFRLNSQPHSCGYHGFNLSCTDRNETMLQLPNLVKFVVTSIDYKSQVIQLSDPENCLLRQLRQIELSSSPFLFQREYREDLALYSCNPAERKSMYGDLISCLSDNSHKVYSFDSRDIADLPIASCTKMYNLRSSPVIPGYDDVLELKWLTPACGHCAEKGRQCRLKINGIDSETECFSKHNKGAKSKLVTAGAVLGSFLLVLGVFALYRVYRFDKLERENQVRIERFLEDYRNFKPTRYSYADLKRITNQFTEKLGQGAYGTVFKGKLSNEIHVAVKILNSSKGNGDEFINEVGTMGRIHHVNVVRLVGFCADGFRRALVYEFLPNDSLEKFISSADAKNGFLGWEKLRDIALGIAKGIEYLHQGCDQRILHFDIKPRNVLLDQNFNPKISDFGLAKLCAKDQSAVSMTTARGTMGYIAPEVFSRNFGNVSYKADVYSFGMLLLETVGGRKNVKVTKENTNDIYFPEWIYNLLEQKEDLRILIEDDEDAKFVKKLAIVGLWCIQWHPVDRPSMKTVVQMLEGERDDLTMPPNPFASTGTTRINTNMPVRRPNQELEVIPEVE, via the exons ATGGTTGTTTCCTTAGAAAAAGTGCTAATCTCTTTCTTCTTGGTTGTGGTTCTCATCACAGGGCTTGGAGAAGGCCAAAATGAGTGTGATGCATCACGGTGTGGAAGCTTTGGCCCACACATCAGATTTCCTTTCAGACTGAACAGCCAGCCGCACTCCTGTGGCTATCATGGGTTTAATCTTTCCTGCACTGACAGAAACGAAACCATGTTGCAGCTTCCAAACTTGGTGAAATTTGTCGTCACAAGTATTGACTACAAATCTCAGGTGATTCAATTATCCGATCCAGAAAATTGCTTGCTAAGACAACTTCGGCAAATCGAGTTGTCCTCCTCACCTTTTCTATTCCAAAGGGAATACCGTGAAGACTTAGCCCTGTACAGTTGTAACCCAGCAGAAAGGAAATCGATGTATGGCGATCTGATTTCTTGTCTTAGTGACAATAGCCACAAAGTTTATTCCTTTGATTCTCGTGACATCGCTGACTTGCCGATAGCATCTTGTACAAAGATGTATAATCTTCGATCAAGTCCTGTAATACCCGGTTATGATGATGTACTTGAATTGAAGTGGCTTACTCCCGCGTGCGGACACTGTGCAGAGAAGGGCCGACAATGTAGATTGAAGATTAATGGCATTGATTCAGAGACTGAGTGCTTCTCCAAACACAACAAAG GTGCAAAATCAAAGTTAGTGACTGCTG GTGCTGTCTTGGGTTCCTTTCTTTTAGTACTTGGGGTCTTTGCACTCTACCGTGTCTACAGATTTGATAAGCTTGAAAGAGAGAATCAAGTCAGGATCGAAAGGTTTTTGGAGGATTACAGAAATTTCAAGCCCACAAGATACTCGTATGCAGACTTAAAAAGAATTACAAATCAATTTACTGAGAAGTTGGGTCAAGGAGCATATGGAACAGTATTCAAAGGAAAACTGTCCAATGAAATTCATGTTGCCGTGAAGATCCTGAACAGTTCTAAGGGCAACGGGGACGAATTTATAAATGAAGTTGGAACAATGGGTAGAATACATCATGTTAATGTCGTTCGCTTGGTTGGCTTCTGTGCTGATGGATTTAGACGAGCTCTAGTTTATGAGTTCTTACCAAATGATTCATTAGAAAAGTTCATATCTTCAGCGGATGCAAAGAACGGTTTCCTTGGTTGGGAGAAGTTACGAGATATTGCTTTAGGTATAGCAAAAGGAATTGAATATCTTCATCAAGGATGTGACCAGCGAATCCTCCATTTTGATATCAAACCTCGTAATGTTTTGTTGGATCAAAACTTCAACCCGAAAATTTCTGATTTTGGTCTGGCCAAGTTGTGTGCCAAGGATCAAAGTGCAGTGTCCATGACAACAGCTAGAGGAACCATGGGTTACATCGCACCTGAAGTATTCTCTAGGAACTTTGGGAATGTGTCGTATAAAGCGgatgtttatagttttggaATGTTGTTGCTTGAAACGGTTGGAGGGAGAAAAAATGTTAAggttacaaaagaaaatactaacGACATTTACTTTCCAGAATGGATCTATAATCTCCTAGAGCAAAAAGAAGACCTGCGAATCCTTATTGAGGATGATGAAGATGCTAAATTTGTAAAGAAACTTGCAATTGTTGGACTCTGGTGTATCCAATGGCATCCGGTGGATCGTCCTTCCATGAAAACTGTAGTTCAAATGTTGGAAGGAGAAAGAGATGACTTAACCATGCCTCCTAATCCCTTTGCCTCTACAGGGACTACGAGAATCAATACAAATATGCCTGTAAGACGTCCAAACCAAGAGTTGGAAGTGATCCCAGAAGTGGAGTAa
- the LOC109008043 gene encoding rust resistance kinase Lr10-like isoform X2, translated as MSKRYRYVKFGSPTTTDVEDLCQIEQMTLTLSKEQHPIRTLTSCTNVYNELAYGFELSWFRATCDNLTEYGDCHIANYPVNCPLRSRPGYIRRLWESVLEYAFFIVLIGFCLVTKGILLSPCVIGLLIYTWRRRHLSMYDGVEEFLQSQNSLILIRYSYSDIRKMTTNFKDKLGEGGYGTVFKGKLRSGGLVAVKMLGKSKANGQDFMSEVATIGRIYHVNVVQLIGFCVEGSKRALIYDFMPNGSLNKHIFPQEGSILLSYERMYDIALGVARGIEYLHRGCDMQILHFDIKPHNILLDENFTPKISDFGLAKLYPAEDSIVSLTAARGTLGYMAPELFYKNIGGISYKADVYSFGMLLMEMAGRRKNFNDSAEHSSQIYFPTWVYDQFLEGKDVELEDATEEEKKRSKKMIMVALWCIQMKPNDRPSMNKVIEMLEGEIECLQMPSKPFLSSTESLTKEVGDNSNSTSSSSQLAESWQSSQS; from the exons ATG TCCAAGAGATACAGATACGTTAAGTTTGGCTCCCCGACGACAACGGATGTGGAGGACTTGTGTCAAATAGAGCAAATGACTCTGACATTGTCGAAAGAACAGCACCCAATTAGAACCTTGACTAGCTGTACAAATGTTTACAATGAACTGGCCTACGGATTTGAGCTTTCATGGTTCCGCGCAACTTGTGATAACCTCACAGAATATGGCGATTGCCACATTGCGAATTATCCCGTTAACTGCCCCCTTAGATCAAGACCTG GATACATTCGCAGACTATGGGAGAGTGTACTTG AATATGCATTCTTCATAGTGTTGATCG GATTTTGCCTTGTAACAAAAGGTATATTGTTAAGTCCATGTGTAATTGGGCTTTTGATATATACATGGCGTCGGAGGCATTTATCAATGTACGATGGGGTCGAAGAATTTCTGCAAAGCCAAAACTCTCTTATTCTAATAAGGTACTCCTACTCAGACATTAGGAAGATGAccacaaattttaaagataaattaggTGAAGGAGGTTATGGCACCGTATTTAAGGGAAAGCTTCGAAGTGGTGGTCTTGTAGCTGTAAAGATGTTAGGCAAGTCTAAAGCGAATGGACAAGATTTCATGAGCGAAGTTGCAACCATTGGAAGGATTTATCATGTGAATGTAGTGCAACTCATTGGCTTTTGTGTTGAAGGATCCAAGAGGGCTCTAATATACGATTTCATGCCTAATGGTTCTCTTAATAAACACATTTTTCCCCAAGAAGGAAGTATCCTTCTAAGCTATGAGAGAATGTATGATATTGCACTAGGAGTGGCTCGTGGGATTGAATATTTACATCGAGGATGTGATATGCAGATCTTACATTTTGATATCAAGCCTCACAATATTCTTCTAGACGAGAATTTTACTCCTAAAATTTCTGATTTTGGCCTTGCAAAATTGTATCCAGCAGAGGATAGTATTGTTTCTTTAACTGCCGCAAGAGGAACATTAGGATACATGGCTCCAGAGTTGTTCTACAAAAATATTGGAGGCATCTCATATAAAGCtgatgtttatagttttggaATGTTACTAATGGAAATGGCGggtagaagaaaaaatttcaatgacTCTGCTGAGCATTCAAGTCAAATATACTTCCCCACTTGGGTCTATGACCAATTTCTTGAAGGAAAAGACGTAGAATTGGAAGATGCAacggaagaagaaaagaaaagaagtaagAAGATGATAATGGTTGCATTATGGTGTATACAAATGAAGCCTAATGATCGTCCTTCAATGAACAAAGTCATAGAGATGCTTGAAGGAGAAATCGAGTGCTTACAAATGCCTTCCAAGCCTTTCTTATCATCAACTGAGAGTTTGACAAAGGAGGTCGGAGACAATTCAAATTCTACTTCGTCGTCTAGTCAATTGGCTGAATCATGGCAATCATCTCAATCTTAA